The Akkermansia muciniphila genome includes the window AACTCCCCCAAACCAAGCCGGCTGCCGCTTCCCCGGAAGCATAAGCAGCCGCTCCGGCAATTCCCTATGAAATGCCAAACCGGCAGGGAAGCGGCCCAACCGCTTCCCTGCCAAAAAGCCGGAACTCCTTCAACCGCGTGGAGGAAGCGGCGGGCAGCATCAGCAAATGCGCGGGAGCTGCATCCCGGAAGGCATGCCCAGCACCCGTTCCACGCCCAGACGCCCCGTCATCAGGAGAGGAGCCGTTCTAAACTCTTCCACACGGCCTATGGAGCATGCCCCGGCGGAGACGCCGCAGCCGCGCATCAGGCGCAGGGCCTCTTCCTCATACTCCCGGGGCAGAATAGCCAGATAACGGCCTTCACAAGCCACCTGGAGAGGATCCAGACCCAGCAGGCCGCAAGCCGCGCGGACATCCTCCCGCACGGGAATGGACATTTCATTCAGCTGCACCGTCAGGCCGGAAGACTCCGCAATTTCCGAGAGGGTGGCGGTCAGGCCGCCACGGGTCACGTCACGCAGGCAATGTATGGGAATCCCCGCCCGGACGAGAACCGCCACGGATTCATGCAGAGCGGCTGAATCGCTCGCCAGGCCTTCCCCGAAGGACAATCCTGCCCGCAGGCTCATGATCGTCATGCCATGCCTGCCCAGGTCGCCGCTGAGGAGGACGGAATCTCCCGGGCGCACGGAAGAAGGGCTGATCTCCAACCCATGGCGGACCACGCCCACGCCGGCCGTATTGATGTAAATGCCGTCACCCCTGCCGCGTTCCACCACCTTCGTATCCCCCGTCACGATGCGGACGCCGGCGGCGCGCGCCGCCGCCGCCATGTCCTGCACCACGCGGACCAGCACCTCCAACGGCAGGCCCTCTTCCAGAATAAAGCCGGCTGTCAGGTACAGGGGGTCCGACCCGCTCATGGCGAGATCATTCACCGTGCCGTGCACAGCCAGGGAACCGATCGTTCCCCCCGGGAACTCCAGCGGCTCCACCACAAAGCTGTCCGTCGTCACCGCCAGCCGTCCCGGCGGGAAATCCAGCACGGCAGCATCATTCTGCACGCCTCCCGCCGGAGAACCAAAGGCCTCCAGGAACACGGAACGGATCAGGTCATTCATCAGGCGTCCCCCACCGCCGTGGGCCATCTGGATACGGTCGGAAACAGGTTCAGGAACAGGACATTCAAACATGGGATCAACTTCTTTTATAACGGTAATAGGCCGCGCAGGCCCCTTCCCCGGACACCATGGGCGCCCCCAGCGGAGCCAGCGGCGTGCAGGAGGTGCCGAAAAAGGGGCATTCTCCCGGACGGATCAGCCCCCGCAGCACCTGGCCCGCCAGACAGCCGGAAGCTTCATCCACGCCATGGGCGCCCTTCCGGCAGCGGAAACGCAGGGCGGCGTCCATCTCCTCCCACGCCCGGCGCACCTTCATGCCGCCGGAGGGGATCAGCCCCAGACCGCGCCAGTGGCGGTCTTCCGGTTCAAAAACTTCCTCCATCCTTTCCCGCGCCGTCTTGTTCCCCTCCGGCTTTACATAGCGCGCATAGGCATTCTGCACCGTGCACTCCCCGGCCTCCAGCTGGCGGACGCACATCAGAATGCCGCGGAGCAAATCCGGAGCTTCAAACCCCGTCACCGCCATCGGCACTTGGTAACGAGCGGCCAGACGGCCGTAATCCCCCTCCCCCGTAATGGCGCAGACATGGCCGGGAGCCAGAAAGGCGTCCGGCCTCCCCTCATCCTGGTCCATCAGCCATTCCAGGGCCGGAGGAACCTGCACATGGGCGCAGAGCACGGAAAAATTGGCATATCCCAGCGCGCGGGCCTGCTGCATGGCCAGGGCTGTAGCCGGAGCCGTGGTCTCAAACCCCACGGCGAAAAACACTACTTCCAGCTCAGGATGGCTCCCGGCCAGGGCTACGGCTTCCAGCGGAGAATACATCAGCCGCACATCCCCTCCCCGCGCCTTGGCGGAAAACAAGTCGCCGCCGGAACCCGGCACCCGCATCATATCCCCGTAACTGCACAAGGCCACGCCGGGCCTCAGGCTCAACTCCACGGCCTGGTCAATCAACTCCACAGCGGTAACGCAGACCGGGCACCCGGGACCGTGAATCAGGCGCAAGGCCGGAGGAAGAAGTTCCTCCAGCCCCAGGGACGCGATGGCGTGCGTCTGGCCGCCGCACACCTCCATCACCGCCCACGGGCGCGTCACGGCATGGCGCAGCTCTTCAAGCAACCGCTGAACTTCCTCCTGCATAAACCATCAAAACGTTTAATCCGGCAAACGGCAGCCCCTTTACACGGGATCGGTATTCTCCACAATCTCCCGCATTTCCCGGCGGGTTTGAAGTGCGGTCTCCTCATCCAGCACGC containing:
- the hypE gene encoding hydrogenase expression/formation protein HypE encodes the protein MFECPVPEPVSDRIQMAHGGGGRLMNDLIRSVFLEAFGSPAGGVQNDAAVLDFPPGRLAVTTDSFVVEPLEFPGGTIGSLAVHGTVNDLAMSGSDPLYLTAGFILEEGLPLEVLVRVVQDMAAAARAAGVRIVTGDTKVVERGRGDGIYINTAGVGVVRHGLEISPSSVRPGDSVLLSGDLGRHGMTIMSLRAGLSFGEGLASDSAALHESVAVLVRAGIPIHCLRDVTRGGLTATLSEIAESSGLTVQLNEMSIPVREDVRAACGLLGLDPLQVACEGRYLAILPREYEEEALRLMRGCGVSAGACSIGRVEEFRTAPLLMTGRLGVERVLGMPSGMQLPRIC
- the hypD gene encoding hydrogenase formation protein HypD, with protein sequence MQEEVQRLLEELRHAVTRPWAVMEVCGGQTHAIASLGLEELLPPALRLIHGPGCPVCVTAVELIDQAVELSLRPGVALCSYGDMMRVPGSGGDLFSAKARGGDVRLMYSPLEAVALAGSHPELEVVFFAVGFETTAPATALAMQQARALGYANFSVLCAHVQVPPALEWLMDQDEGRPDAFLAPGHVCAITGEGDYGRLAARYQVPMAVTGFEAPDLLRGILMCVRQLEAGECTVQNAYARYVKPEGNKTARERMEEVFEPEDRHWRGLGLIPSGGMKVRRAWEEMDAALRFRCRKGAHGVDEASGCLAGQVLRGLIRPGECPFFGTSCTPLAPLGAPMVSGEGACAAYYRYKRS